Proteins from one Caulobacter sp. 73W genomic window:
- a CDS encoding acyl-CoA dehydrogenase family protein, whose product MALDLETREQLLEGVRRFVAERLRPLEAKVAEDDAVPEDVIAEMRELGLFGLSISEDYGGLGLSMEEEALVAFELGRASPAFRSVFGTNVGIGSQGLAMFGTEAQKAEWLPGIASGEVVTSFALTEPEAGSDSAAVQTRATRDGDHYVLNGGKRFITNAGKASLFTVMARTNPDAKGGSGVSAFIVPRDLPGLHVGKAEKKMGQQGAHIHDVTFDNVRVPASMRLGEEGEGFKVAMQVLDRGRLHIAAVCVGVAERLIADCVAYSAERKQFGQPIASFQLIQAMIADSKTESLAARALVIDSARKRDAGENVTLEAAAAKLFASEMVGRVADRAVQIFGGAGYVADYGIERLYRDVRIFRIYEGTSQIQQLVIARETMKRGG is encoded by the coding sequence ATGGCCCTGGATCTTGAGACCCGCGAACAACTGCTGGAGGGGGTCCGGCGCTTCGTGGCGGAGCGGCTGCGGCCGCTGGAGGCCAAGGTCGCCGAGGACGACGCGGTGCCCGAGGACGTCATCGCCGAGATGCGCGAGCTGGGTCTGTTCGGCCTGTCGATCAGCGAGGACTACGGCGGCCTGGGCCTGTCGATGGAAGAGGAGGCGCTGGTCGCCTTCGAGCTGGGCCGCGCCTCGCCCGCCTTCCGTTCGGTGTTCGGCACCAATGTCGGCATCGGCAGCCAGGGCCTGGCGATGTTCGGCACCGAGGCCCAGAAGGCCGAGTGGCTGCCGGGCATCGCGTCGGGCGAGGTCGTCACCTCCTTCGCCCTGACCGAGCCTGAGGCCGGCTCCGACAGCGCCGCCGTCCAGACCCGCGCGACGCGGGATGGCGACCACTACGTCCTCAACGGCGGCAAGCGTTTCATCACCAACGCCGGCAAGGCGTCGCTGTTCACGGTGATGGCCCGCACCAACCCGGACGCCAAGGGCGGCTCGGGCGTCAGCGCCTTCATCGTGCCGCGCGACCTGCCGGGCCTGCATGTGGGCAAGGCCGAGAAGAAGATGGGCCAGCAGGGGGCCCATATCCACGACGTGACCTTCGACAACGTCCGCGTCCCGGCCTCTATGCGCCTGGGCGAGGAGGGGGAGGGGTTCAAGGTCGCCATGCAGGTGCTGGATCGTGGACGCCTGCACATCGCCGCCGTCTGCGTGGGCGTGGCCGAGCGCCTGATCGCCGACTGCGTGGCCTATTCGGCGGAGCGCAAGCAGTTCGGCCAGCCGATCGCCAGCTTCCAGCTGATCCAGGCCATGATCGCCGACAGCAAGACCGAGAGCCTTGCCGCCCGCGCTTTGGTCATCGACAGCGCACGCAAGCGCGACGCCGGGGAGAACGTCACGCTGGAGGCGGCCGCCGCCAAGCTGTTCGCCTCGGAGATGGTGGGGCGCGTCGCCGACCGGGCGGTGCAGATCTTCGGCGGGGCCGGCTATGTGGCCGACTACGGCATCGAGCGGCTGTATCGCGACGTGCGCATCTTCCGCATCTACGAGGGCACCAGCCAGATCCAGCAGCTGGTCATCGCGCGCGAGACGATGAAGCGGGGCGGTTGA
- a CDS encoding prolyl oligopeptidase family serine peptidase: MRRASLAALLLLATVSPAVAAPAEAPSRIFQPQDIFGLEYAGDPQISADGKTVAYVRNSYDIMTDRAKRAIWTIDVASGAHSPLVAGAGSYGSPRWSPDGKRLAYVSTEEGRPQLFVRWMGTGEAVRVASLPQSPGSISWSPDGQAIAFSMFVPSDAPKLGAPLAKPEGAQWAEPLKVTTEINYKADGQGVLRTGFTHVFTVSADGGAPRQLTFGEFDDRSPLSWTPDGRSIFLSARRGDDWRRNGNSEVYKLSAIDGRLTALTNRNGPDDEPTVSPDGKLIAYTGYDDKLMGYHNRRLYVMNADGSNSRVLTGSLDRSVGSPQWAADGKSVYVDYDDEGMTKVGRVTLDGRFSTVATGLTGEGMDRPYSGGAFSVADNGAIAVTVGTPTQPSDIAVVQGGKARQLTRLNQSLFTGKALAKVEPLAVKSSFDQRPVGAWIATPPNFDPTKKYPLILEIHGGPFSAYGPAFATDVQLYAAAGYVVLYTNPRGSTSYGEEFANLIHHNYPSQDYDDLISAVDAAIAKGFVDPDNLFVTGGSGGGVLTAWIIGKTNRFKAAAVQKPVINWSSQILTSDGAVTQSKYWFGKMPWEDPEGYWKRSPLSLVGNVTTPTMVVVGEQDMRTPVSEAEQYYTALQIRKVPTTLVKVPGAGHGSFAARPSQSAAKTNAILAWFDRYRAKN; the protein is encoded by the coding sequence ATGCGTCGTGCATCGCTCGCGGCCTTGCTGCTTTTGGCCACCGTGTCACCGGCTGTCGCCGCGCCGGCGGAAGCGCCGTCCAGGATCTTCCAGCCGCAGGACATCTTCGGCCTCGAATATGCGGGCGATCCGCAGATCAGCGCCGACGGCAAGACCGTCGCCTATGTCCGCAACAGCTACGACATCATGACCGACCGCGCGAAACGGGCGATCTGGACCATTGACGTGGCCAGCGGCGCGCACAGCCCGCTGGTGGCCGGGGCCGGCTCCTACGGCAGCCCGCGCTGGTCGCCGGACGGCAAGCGTCTGGCCTATGTCTCGACCGAGGAAGGCCGTCCGCAGCTGTTCGTCCGCTGGATGGGCACGGGCGAGGCGGTGCGCGTCGCCTCCCTGCCGCAGTCGCCGGGCTCCATCTCGTGGTCGCCGGACGGCCAGGCCATCGCCTTCTCGATGTTCGTGCCGTCGGACGCGCCGAAGCTTGGCGCGCCGCTGGCCAAGCCGGAAGGCGCCCAGTGGGCCGAGCCGCTGAAGGTGACGACCGAGATCAACTACAAGGCCGACGGCCAGGGCGTCCTGCGCACCGGCTTCACCCACGTGTTCACCGTCTCGGCCGACGGCGGCGCGCCGCGCCAGCTGACCTTCGGCGAGTTCGACGACCGCAGCCCGCTGTCGTGGACGCCGGACGGCCGCTCGATCTTCCTCAGCGCGCGTCGCGGGGACGACTGGCGGCGCAACGGCAATTCGGAGGTCTACAAGCTGTCGGCCATCGACGGCAGGCTGACCGCCCTGACCAACCGCAATGGCCCGGACGACGAGCCGACCGTGTCGCCGGACGGCAAGCTGATCGCCTACACCGGCTATGACGACAAGCTGATGGGCTATCACAACCGCCGGCTCTACGTGATGAACGCCGACGGCTCGAACAGCCGCGTGCTGACCGGCTCGCTCGACCGCAGCGTCGGCTCGCCCCAGTGGGCGGCGGATGGCAAGAGCGTCTATGTCGACTATGACGACGAGGGCATGACCAAGGTCGGCCGCGTCACCCTGGACGGCCGCTTCTCGACGGTCGCCACCGGCCTGACCGGCGAGGGCATGGATCGTCCGTACAGCGGCGGGGCGTTCAGCGTCGCCGACAACGGCGCCATCGCCGTCACCGTGGGCACGCCGACCCAGCCGTCGGACATCGCCGTGGTGCAGGGCGGCAAGGCCCGCCAGCTGACCCGCCTGAACCAGAGCCTGTTCACGGGCAAGGCGCTGGCCAAGGTCGAGCCCCTGGCCGTGAAGTCGTCCTTCGACCAGCGTCCGGTCGGCGCCTGGATCGCCACCCCGCCGAACTTCGACCCGACCAAGAAGTACCCGCTGATCCTGGAGATCCACGGCGGGCCGTTCTCGGCCTATGGCCCGGCCTTCGCCACCGACGTGCAGCTCTACGCCGCCGCCGGCTATGTGGTGCTCTACACCAATCCGCGCGGCTCGACGTCGTATGGCGAGGAGTTCGCCAACCTGATCCACCACAACTATCCGAGCCAGGACTATGACGACCTGATCAGCGCGGTGGACGCGGCCATCGCCAAGGGCTTCGTCGATCCGGACAACCTGTTCGTCACCGGCGGCTCGGGCGGCGGCGTGCTGACCGCCTGGATCATCGGCAAGACCAACCGCTTCAAGGCCGCGGCCGTGCAGAAGCCGGTGATCAACTGGTCCAGCCAGATCCTGACCAGCGACGGCGCCGTGACCCAGTCCAAGTACTGGTTCGGCAAGATGCCGTGGGAAGATCCGGAAGGTTACTGGAAGCGCTCGCCGCTTTCGCTGGTGGGCAACGTCACCACCCCGACCATGGTCGTGGTCGGCGAGCAGGATATGCGCACCCCGGTGAGCGAGGCCGAGCAGTACTATACCGCCCTGCAGATCCGGAAGGTGCCGACCACCCTGGTCAAGGTGCCAGGCGCCGGTCACGGCAGCTTCGCGGCCCGTCCGTCGCAGTCGGCGGCCAAGACCAACGCCATCCTGGCCTGGTTCGACCGCTACCGCGCCAAGAACTAG
- a CDS encoding sensor histidine kinase has translation MTEYVRKTKIKQAPTVRRRLLLMAVSLIAPALIFMGLLVQTEYDNSRRRFEEQLVAMTRALAVATDRQITQGTATLQALAVSPALAEGDFQAFERQARAATAQHDGWIVLLDEQKQLINTLATPGAPLPMTGIPERGLPALQSGRTLVSNLYIGPVADRPIIVIAMPVRVEGKLYALGYIQEPRAFQSIFSAQDLPAGWTGTIVDRQAAVVARSKDVDKYLGRRASRDMRAAMGKAEQGVIHSRTLDGTPTLSSFARSQTYGWTFIVGVPRSELEVVIFRSLALLSAAFLTLLALGILSAVMVSRRISREVVSLMSDAAAIGQGGVVQERPRDLFETAEVRGALREVSQALAERETERQAADSRQQLMINELNHRVKNTLATVQSLAWQSLGRKHDRALFDAFADRLAALSRAHDLLTRRVWENGELEDVVHQTLEPYGARARGEGPKIHLAPNAAVTLSMVFHELATNAAKYGALSTHGGLVDVRWSVEGERLKILWRERGGPQVEKPSGTGFGSRLIESSILREFGGETFADYRPQGLERVMMLPLSDRVSVG, from the coding sequence CTTCATGGGCCTGCTGGTCCAGACCGAATACGACAACAGCCGCCGGCGCTTCGAAGAGCAGTTGGTGGCCATGACCCGCGCCCTGGCGGTGGCGACGGATCGTCAGATCACCCAGGGCACGGCGACCTTGCAGGCGCTGGCGGTGTCGCCGGCCCTGGCCGAGGGCGACTTCCAGGCGTTCGAACGGCAGGCGCGGGCCGCCACGGCCCAGCACGACGGCTGGATCGTCCTGCTCGACGAGCAGAAGCAACTGATCAACACCCTGGCGACGCCGGGCGCGCCGCTGCCGATGACCGGCATACCGGAGCGCGGCCTGCCGGCGCTGCAGTCTGGCCGGACGCTGGTGTCCAACCTCTATATCGGGCCGGTGGCCGACCGGCCGATCATCGTCATCGCCATGCCAGTCCGGGTGGAGGGCAAGCTCTACGCCCTCGGCTACATCCAGGAGCCGCGGGCTTTCCAGTCGATCTTCAGCGCCCAGGATCTGCCGGCCGGCTGGACCGGGACGATCGTCGACCGCCAGGCGGCGGTGGTGGCGCGCTCCAAGGACGTGGACAAGTATCTCGGCCGCCGCGCCAGCCGCGACATGCGGGCGGCGATGGGCAAAGCCGAGCAGGGCGTCATCCACAGCCGAACGCTGGACGGCACCCCGACCCTGTCGAGTTTCGCGCGGTCGCAGACTTATGGCTGGACCTTCATCGTCGGTGTGCCGCGGTCGGAGCTGGAGGTGGTGATCTTCCGTTCGCTGGCCCTGCTGTCGGCCGCGTTCCTGACGCTGCTGGCCCTGGGCATCCTGTCGGCGGTGATGGTGTCGCGCCGCATCTCCCGCGAGGTGGTCAGCCTGATGAGCGACGCCGCCGCCATCGGGCAGGGCGGCGTGGTCCAGGAGCGGCCCCGCGACCTGTTCGAGACCGCCGAGGTGCGCGGGGCCCTGCGCGAGGTGTCCCAGGCCCTGGCCGAGCGCGAGACCGAGCGGCAGGCCGCCGACAGCCGCCAGCAGTTGATGATCAACGAGCTGAACCACCGGGTGAAGAACACCTTGGCGACGGTTCAGTCCCTGGCTTGGCAGAGCCTGGGCCGAAAGCACGACCGGGCCCTGTTCGACGCCTTCGCCGACCGCCTCGCGGCGCTGTCGCGCGCCCACGACCTGCTGACCCGGCGGGTGTGGGAGAACGGCGAGCTGGAGGACGTGGTCCACCAGACGCTTGAGCCCTACGGCGCCCGCGCCCGGGGAGAGGGGCCCAAGATCCACCTGGCGCCCAACGCGGCGGTGACCCTCAGCATGGTGTTCCACGAACTGGCCACCAACGCCGCCAAGTACGGCGCGCTGAGCACGCATGGCGGCCTGGTGGACGTTCGCTGGTCGGTCGAGGGCGAGCGGCTGAAGATCCTGTGGCGCGAGCGGGGCGGCCCGCAGGTCGAGAAGCCCTCCGGCACAGGGTTTGGCTCGCGGCTGATCGAGTCCAGCATCCTGCGGGAATTCGGCGGCGAAACCTTCGCCGACTACCGGCCCCAGGGGCTGGAGCGGGTGATGATGCTGCCGCTGTCGGACCGGGTGTCGGTCGGCTGA